The DNA window AAGTGATCGACGGCTTCGTGCGCGGGCGCGGCGCCGTGGACATGAAAGGCGGTGTGGCCTCGATGCTGATGGCCGTGGAACTGCTCGGGGAAATGGGCGTGGAGCTTGCCGGCGACGTGGTCTTCACGACCGTCGTCGACGAGGAGATCGGCGGCATGGGTTCGCTCGCCATGGTCGATCGCGGCTTCAAGGCCGATGCCGGCATCATGACGGAACCGACCGCGAACCGCATCGCGCCACTCTGCCACGGCATCCTCTGGGGCAGGATCATCATCGACGGCATCGGCGGACATGCCGAGCTCACGCCCAATGCATGGTATTCCAGCGGACCGGTCGATGCGGTTCAACTGTGCCGACAGATGCTCGGCGGCATAGACATCCTCAACCGACGCTGGCAGTTCGATCCCAGGAAGAACCACCCGCTGATGGACCTTCCGAACCAGATCATCGTCACCCAGGTCAATGCCGGCGAGCACCCTTCATCCATGGCCGGCCGCGCCGAGATCATCATCGACGTGCAGTATCTGCCGAGCGAAAAGGATGCACTCGGCCTTGGCGGCAACGTCAAGCGGGAGGTGGAGGAGCACGTCGCGTTCGTCTGCCAGGCCGATCCCTATCTGCGCGAGCACCCGGCTCGGGTCGAATGGATTCTCGATGCCGACTGCGCGGAGGTTTCCGCCGACCATCCCTTTGTCGAGACCTTCCAGCAGGCGGTTGCCGATGTCTCCCTTTCGCCAAAACTGTCCGGGTTCGGCGCCCACAGCGATATCGGCCTTCCCACGACACTCGGCCAGACGCCGACGGTCAACTTTGGGCCAGGCGATCCGACCCAGGCGCATCAGCCGAACGAGCGTGTGTCGGTCGAAGACCTCGTGGCCTGCACCAAGGCCATCGCTTTGGCGATCTGCAAGTGGAGCACGGAACCCAAAGCATCATGAGCCAGTGGCAGGCATTCTCGACGGGCAACGTCGCGTTCGGTTTGGATCCGGAAGCCGTGGCGCTGCGGGTTTGAGCCTTCTACCGGCTGGCGGGCATACCCCAGCCTCATCAACCCCGGGACAGCAACAGCGGCTCTGAGCAGTCGCGTATCGTTGCAAAGCCGACCGCCTGTTCCGCAGGTATCGCTTTGGAAAACAGGAAGCCCTGCGCCGTCTTGCAGCCGAGCGCCCGCAGCAACTGTTGGTCGGCCTTTCTCTCCACGCCCTCGGCGACAACGTCTATCCCAAGTGCTCTTCCAACGTCGATCACCGCCTTGACCAAGAGTTGATCCTCCCGGGATTCAGCCAGGCCACAAACGAATTCCTTGTCGATTTTGACCTTGCTTATCCGTCGGTCCTTGAGCGACGCCAAGGTGGAGAAGCCGGTACCGAAGTCGTCGAGCGCGATTGAAATACCAGCGTGTGAGAGGCGCCCCAGCTTCTCGTCCGCCCTTTCCCTGTCTACCGGGGCCTCTTCAGTGATCTCAATCTCGAACATCGCCGCAGGGAGGCCCCTCGCCTTCAGGCCATCCAGTATCATGTCATCGATATGGCCTGCGTCCAGTTCGCGTGGGGATACATTCATGGCGACACGAATTTCACGACGGCCAGAAGCCGCCAAACCATCGATGAGAGCGCAACAGCCCGCAAAGACGGTCTCGGTGAGCAGATGCAGAGTTCCGGTCTCGCGTGCTGCCGCCACGATCTCAGGTGGAGAGATGGCACCGTGCACCGGATGCGACCACCTCAGCAAAGCTTCGAAACCGATCACGATTTCGGTCTCGATATTTATGATGGGCTGGAACCAGGGGCGGAGGTCTCCCGCCTCTATCGCGGACCGCAGATCACGTTCGATGGATTGCCGGCGCTCGAGTTCGCGCTCAAGATGACTGTCGAAGAAACAATACTCGTTCCTTCCCCGCCGTTTGGCCGCATAGAGGGCAACATCGGCTCGCGACAGCATCCGCGTCAGTTCCGGCTGGGCAGACTGGTAGATGCCCATGGATGCGCCAATCTGGACCGAGCCAGCACCGGGATAGGGTTCGGCGATGCTCGATATGATCGCGGAGGCAAGAGCAGCGGGAGAAACCGATTGTGCCCCCAACGAAAACAGAAGCACGAACTCGTCGCCGCCGATACGCGCCAATGTCGCTTTGGCGGGTGCCTTCCCCTTTATTCGATAAGCAATGCTGACGAGCAGTTCATCTCCGACCTTATGGCCATAAGTATCATTCACGGACTTGAAGCCATCCAGGTCGATCAACATGGCGACAAAGGGGCCGTCGGTCTTCTGAAGCCGCTCGATGGCATGTTCGAGACCCCGCCGGTTGAGGAGACCGGTAAGGTGATCCTCCCTGGAAATCCGTTCCATTTCCATCGCGGCTTGCTCCGCCTCGTGCTTGAGACGACTCGCCTCGCGAAAACGGGCTTGCCCGATAAGCGAGCCGCGAACCAGACCTCCCAGAAAGAGGAGCACCGCAAAGGTCAGAATGTAGTTCTCGAAACTTCCCCTGGCCAACAGGCAACCTGCAAGGATCAGGAGTGGCGGCGTAATGAAGTTGATCGACAGCTTGGCATAGGAATTGCCATAGGTGACAGCGCCGGCCGAAATTCCGGCGAGGATGATGAGGTGGAGCGACGACTGCGGCATCGCATAGCCGTTTGTCAGGACGGCGAGAAACGACCAGGCAAACCCGGACAGAAGTGCGAGGATGCTGTACAGGCGAAGCCGCCGTGAAACCGACTTCAGGCCGCCTTCGAAATTTGCGTTCCCCTCCTCCGGCCGAGACAGCGCGAGCACGATCCGCGCGCCGTTTATGCCATTCACGACCAAAAACCAGATTGCAGCGGAAAACGTGTCGCCGGAAAGAACCTGCACAATCAGGATCAGGCTCGACAATGCGACGCTTATCGGCATCGACACGAAGAGACCGCTCCTCAGATCAGCAAACTGATCATGGAGGATCCTGGCTTCGAGAGAGTCTTTCCGGGCAATCATTGATGACCAGCTTGCTTCGCATTTAGCGCAAACTGAAGCAGGCGCGCTGAATGACCGGTTAACGACTTCTGCGGTGTATCAACTCTTCTGGCCGAGGGGGAGCGCAATCATCTCGTCGTGGCGAGCGCCCAATCCGCATTCAATGCCGCATCGCCGGGCCGGCTGCTGTGGCTGTCGCGCGTTCTTGCGGTGGACGATCCTCTCCCCGCGGTTCTCGGAACACTGTCATGCGGCCGTTACGAGAGCAGACTAGGAAGCCCTCTTCGCCGCATTCAGCGCGGCTGATAGCCGTCACACAACTACCAAGAGGTTTCACAATGCGCGCTCTTCTCACCGCCCTGCTCGTTGCGGCAGGCATGACGCCGGCCTTCGCGCTGGACGGAACGCTCGTTCTCTACACCAGCCAGCCCAACACCGACGCACAGCAGACCGCCGACGCCTTCATGACGAAATATCCCGGCGTGACGGTGGAGTGGGTGCGTGACGGCACGCCACGCATCATGGCCAAGCTCGCCGCGGAGATCGAAGCGGGAGATCCGCAACCCGATGTGCTCCTGATCGCAGACATCGTCACAATGGAGGGTCTCAAGGCCGAAGGCCGGCTGCTTCCTTTTCCGGAAGCCGAAATCGAGGGTATCGACGAGACTCTGGTCGACACGGACAGGACCTACTTCCCGACCAAGCTGATCACGACCGGGATCGTCTACCACACCAATGCTCCGCTTGTGCCGACGAGTTGGCTCGACCTGACCAAGCCGGAGACGAAGGGTCTGCTGGCGATGCCCAGCCCGCTGACGTCGGGCGCCGCGATGATCCATACCGTGACGCTGACCAGCAATCTCGAGGAGGGCTGGGACTACTACGCCGCGCTCGCCGAAAACGGTGCTCAGGCGTCCGGCGGCAATGGCGACGTGCTGAAGGCGGTCAGCGGGGGCGAGAAACTCTACGGCATGATCGTGGACTTCATGCCGATCCGCGAAAAGGCAAAGGGGGCCCCTGTCGAGTTCGTGTTCCCGAAGGAAGGCGTCTCAGCCGTCACCGAGCCGGTCGCGATCCTCTCCACCGCCAAGAATCCGGAAGCCGCCAAGGCCTTCGTGAACTTTCTCCTCTCCGAGGAAGGGCAGAAGCTCGCCGTGGGGCAGGGTTATATTCCGGCGCGCGCCGATGCGGGCCTGCCGGAAGGCTACCCGGATCGCTCGGCGATCAAAGTGCTTGATTACGATGCCGAGGCTGCCCTCAAGGACGACATGGCCAACAAGGAACGCTTCACCGACGTGATGGGCCAGTAGGAAGCCTCGGCGGTCCACCGCCGCCGGCATTGTGAATGTCTTCGCTTCCCGACTCTCTTCCAGGGCGCCCCGCATTCCAGCCTTTGAGCAGGTTGCGGGGCACACGCTCGTGGAGAACCGCAGGGCCAGGCTTGGCAGGTCTGGTGGTGATCGCGGTGATCGCGCTGTTGAGCCTGCTGCCGACCGGAAGGCTGCTTCTCGCGGCCATCGCACCCGGCGGCGAGCTGGATCTCACCACCTTCCTGGACAGGCTGGGGAAACCCTCCACGCTCCGGGCGGCCTGGAACACGCTCGACACTGCATTCCTGGGAGCCGTGCTCGCCGTCGCGATCGGCGCACCATTCGCCGTCGCCGTCGCACTTACCGATCTGCCGTCGCGAAAGACATTGGGTTTCCTGCTCCTGCTGCCGCTCATCATCGCGCCACAGGTCATGGCACTTTCGTGGCTGCACCTGACCGGCCCTTCAAGCACGCTTCTGAACCTTCTCGGTGTGGCACCTCCCCCCGGAACCCCCAACCCGATGCTCGGCCGAGGCGGCATCATCCTTCTTTACGGCATACAGCACGCACCCATCGTCTTTGTGACGCTGCGCGCCGGCCTCGTCGGCATCCCTGGTGATCTGGTCGAGGCGGCCCGGGCATCCGGCGCGGGAGCGACGAGGGCTTTTCTGACAATTGTCGCGCCGCTCATGCGGCCCTGGCTGGCCGCGGCCGGAGCGCTCGCCTTCGTGTCCGGGATCGGGAATTTCGGCATCCCCGCGCTGCTCGGCTTACCGGTAAACTACCTGACCCTTTCGACGCTGATCTATCGCCAGATGTCGAGCTTCGGCCCGGGCGTGCTTCCGCAGATGGCGAGCCTTTCAGTGCTGATCGCCATGCTGGCGCTGGTGGGCATCGCCATGCAGGGTGTCGCTTTGCGAGGGCATCGCGCACGCTACGCCACCGGCAAGGCGACACGGTTTGCGCTCGGTCGCTGGCGCGTTCCGCTGACCGCCGTCTGTTGGGCGATGCTGACGGCGATACTCCTGCTGCCGGGGTTGGCACTGGTGACGACTTCCGTCGTGCCGGCCTTCGGCGTTCCGCTGACATTCCAGACCTTCACGCTCGTCAATTTCGAAGAAGTGCTGATGCGGCAGGCCTCGACAATGCGCGCATTCCGGAATTCCGCTTCGCTTGCCGGCGCCGCCGCCCTTATCCTCTCGCTGGGCACAATACCCGTGGCCATGGTGATGGAGCGCTTCAGCACACGCAACCGCAAGCTCCTTCACGCGACCGCCGAATTGCCCTACGCGCTGCCCGGTGTCGTGCTGGCGATCGCCTGCATCCTCCTTTTCCTGCGCCCCCTGCCGCTCATCGGCAGTCTTTATGCGACAGCATGGATCATCCTGATCGCATATCTGATGCGGTTCCTGATTCTTGCCATGAAGCCGGTTGCGAGCGCAGTTGCACAGATCCCTCCGGAACTCGACGAAGCGGCAGCCGTCTTCGGCGCGTCACCGCTTCGCCGGATCCTTTCCATCAGCGCCCCGCTGGCGGCGCCCGCGGCAGTAGCCGGTGCACTGCTTGTGTTCATGAGCGCGTTCAATGAACTGACCGTCTCAGCCCTGTTGTGGTCCAGCGGCAACGAGACGCTCGGGGTCGTTCTCTTCAGCCTGGAAGAAGCCGGCCTCGCCACCCATGCGGCTGCGATAGCGGTCGCGACCGTCGTGGTGGTCGTCGCTCTTCTCGCGGCGCTCGACAGGCTCGCGGGCAGACTGCCGTCAGGCGTGCTGCCCTGGCGCTGAGCTATGGCGCCGGGACGACCCATGCGTCGGTGACTGCCACATGCATCATGCAACCGACCGGCGGCGCATCCACGCAATCGAGGACCACACTGTGATCTGATCCGGATATCTGCAGACGCACTTCGTGGACAGGCCCTCGATAGATCGACGAAATCACCCTCGCCTGCATGCCTTCGGCGGCAAGCTTCAGCCCTTCCGGGCGCAAAAGCACACACGCGCGCCCCCTTCGCGCCGTGTCGGTGGTGCGGGCGGCAAACCGGTGTCCGGCAACCTCCAGCATCGCCAGACCACCGGACGTCCCCACCAACTCACCTTCGAGAATGGTGCTGCGGCCAACGAAACCCGCTACCTTCTCGTGCACCGGGGAACCGTAGATCTCCGTCGGCGGTGCGATCTGGAGGATGCGCCCGCCATCCATGACGGCGATGCGATCCGAAAGTGCGAGCGCTTCGGCCTGGTCGTGGGTGACGTAGATCATCGTCGCGCCCGTTCTGCGATGGATGCCGCGAAACACCTCCACCATTGCGGCGCGCAGATGCATGTCCAGATTGGCAAGCGGCTCATCGAACAGGATGATCTTCGATTCCGCGATCAGGCACCGTGCAAGGGCGACGCGCTGTCGCTGACCTCCCGAAAGCTCTTCGATGCGCCGTGTCCCGTACCCATCAAGCCCGACGGTCGCCAGCACGTCACGAACCCGCCTCCCCCGCTCGGATCTCGCGACTCCTCTGGCGGTCAACGCATAGGCGACATTACCCTCGACATCCATATGCGGCCATAGCGCATAGGACTGGAACACCACACCCACACCACGCCTTTCCGGCGGCACCTGGCTCGAAGGATCCGCGATCGTCTCGCCATCGAACATCACGCGCCCCCCATCGGGCGGCTCGAATCCTGCCACCAGGCGCAGCAGCGTTGTCTTGCCGCATCCCGAAGGGCCAAGCAGGGAGGTGAACGAGCCCGCCGGGAAATCGAGGGAGATGTCGTCGAGCGCGACCGTTCTTCCGAAACGGCGCGTCATTTCTTCAAGCCGAATATCGATCATGGCGGTTCTCTGCCACCGCTCCATGACAGAATGATTGCAGCATCGTCGAATACGACAAAGCCTTCGGGCGGGTGACGATATGGTGGACCTCGTGACAAAACCGCTACTCCTCCACCTAGAGCCTTTCAGGTTTTGACGGAAGCGTATCCTGCATTGACGAAGTAGTTGCTGCATTCACTGGGCTGGATTAAGGAGACGAGGCCGCCGATGTGCCGCCATGTCTCCTCGATGGTCCGCTTCTGAGCCGCGCGCATCCAATGCTTGATCTTGGCGAAGGCCTGCTCGATCGGATTGAGGTCGGGCGAGTATGGGGGCAGATACCAGAGCCTTGCGCCGGCGGCTTTGATCATCTGCCGGACGGCGGCCGACTTGTGCGAGCCGAGATTGTCCATGACGACGATGTCGCCCGGTTCAAGCACCGGCACGAGCTGCTGCTCGACATAGGCGCGGAAGCACTGGCCGTTGATCGGTCCATCGAAGACGCAAGGCGCCGTCAGCCGGTCATGGCGCAAAGCGCCGAGGAAGGTCAGCGTGCGCCAGTGGCCGTGCGGGGCAAAGCCGCGCAGGCGCTTGCCGCGTGGTCCCCAGCCCCGCAGCGGCGCCATGTTGGTCTTGATCCAGGTCTCGTCGATGAACACCAGCCGTGTCGGATCGAGACCGGACTGCCAAGAACGCCAGCGTTGCCGCCGGCGGGCGATGTCGGCACGAGCCTGCTCAAGGGCGAACAGCGTTTTTTGAACCGAAGCCCCTCGCGGCGCAGGAACCGCCACACCGTATCGTGCGACACCTTCACGCCGCGCGCCGCCAGCTCTTCCTTCAGCTTGTGCAGCGACAGATGCGGCGTCTGGCTGATCCGCTCGGCGATGAAGGCACGGTGCGGCTCCAGCACGCGCTTGCGGTGCCCGCCCATCTTGCCCGGCGCCACAGACCCGCTCGCACGGTAGCGCTGAGACCACTTCACCGCCGACGAGACGGCAACGCCGAAACGAGCCGCCACCGACCGGCAGCTCTCGCCGGCCTCGACCGCCCCAACAACACGTTCACGCAGATCATTCGAAAGAGGTCGCGTCATCCCATGCTGGCCTCCACTCCAGCCAGCATCTTGAATCACAAAACCTCCGAAATCGGAATCCCCCTTCGATTCAGACACAACCGGAACCGCTCTAGTACGACTCGGACTGGTTGAAGCAGAACGACATCGATATCGGGCCTTGTCGGGACGTGCTCGAAACCTTCCTGGACACCGGCGAATTCAACGCGGCACGCTTGTTCGCGGATCGCGCATGGAGCTTTTTGCAGGCGGAGCCGTCTACGGCATCGATCATGCCTTCAAAGGCGCAAATGCTCCTCCCGAAATGGCTGGCAACAGGCCGAGAGTGCGGCCTATCTCGCGCCAGCTCACCTCGCTGGCAGCCAGCAGAAGCCGCCCCTCGGTCATCGATGGACGATAGCCAATCCCTGGCAGGATGGCGGCGTGACCGCCTGCCTCCTGATGAATGAGATGGCCGGCCACATGATCCCACGGTTGCAGCGAAGCGTTCATGACGAAGTCGATGCTCCCCTGGGCCAGAAGCCGGTATTCGTAGGCCGAACACCGGTAGTTCGTCACCCGCCGAAAGGCCGGCAGGTTGGGTGCGATCACGGCCTGCTCATGCGGTGCCAGCTGCGGCAGGCAGACCACGCCCGACATGTCGGCAATCGGCCGCGGCGGAGCAACTTCCAGCCGGCGGCGTGCGCCATCCGGGGCGACATGCCAGGCTCCGCCGCCACGCCGCGCGAGGATGAAATCGGCGGTCAAGGGATAGTGGATGAGGCCGGCAATCGGTTCATCGCCCACCACCAAGCCAACCATCATGCCGAAGATCGGTAGGCCATTGGCAAAGTTCCACGTGCCGTCGACCGGATCGATGACGATCGCAAGCGGGGCTGCACCGATCCGGCCAAGCCGATCCGGATCGGAAGAAACAGCTTCCTCGCCGATCACGGTCGCGCCGGGGAAGCGACGGGCAAGCGCCTCCGAAAGCATGCGCTCGGCACCGAGATCAGCATCCGTCACCAGGTCGTCGGCGGTCGTCTTGGCTCGCACCTCACCGCTTTGAAGCCTCAGGAACCGAGGCAGTACCTCCTCGAGCGCCGCCGCCCGCATGTCGGCCATCACCGATTCCAGGTCTGCATCGGAAATTGGCGTCAACGGCCGGTCTCCCGAAGATAGGACTGAAGCGCCTCGGGCGCGTCGGTCTGGATGACGCTGACGCCCGCATCAATGAGTCGCCCCCAAACTTGGGTAGGATCGGCAAGAGCAGCACTGTCCGTCAAGCCGCAGCAGGAAACCGGATCGAGCGTGTTGACCCAGATCGCGATGCGGGCATCGGCAAAGCGCAGTTTGCGCTCGGCAATGGTTTCGATCCTGTCGAACTTGGTTTCGCACATGAAGGGCGCCATGGCCTCAAGCACGTCGGTCAGCTCCGCCGCGTTGCCGTTCGCAAAGCGCGCCATGGCCATGAAAGGCACGCCGCGCATGTCCCCCATCCCGGCGAGCCATTGCCGCGCCTCGGAGCTGTCCACGCGCGCCTTGACGTCCACCTGGGACCCCATGCCCATATCCACCACGTCTGTTATGACGCGCGGCATCAGATCGCGGTCCTTCAAATCCAGATCCACGAAGATGCGCCCTCGCGCGACCTCCAGCGCCTCGCGCAAAGTCGGGATGGTGGCACTCGTCGTCGCCCGCCCTTCCCCACCATCGGCCTCGCGCAGGCGGATGGCCTTCAGCTCCGCGATCCCGAGGCGTTCGGCCACCTCTGCGCGGCCCGCCATGCGCTCGAGCGTCTCGTCATGCATCAGGAACAGGTGCCCGTCGGCGCTTTGCCTGACGTCGATCTCGACAATCTCATAACCCGCCGCAATGGCATTCTCGATGGCCTCAACGCTGTTTTCGGATGCGGCATGCCACGCGCCGCGATGGGCCGCGATGGCGCATCCCCGCTTGGGATCAGCGATGAAGTCGACGTAGTCAGACATGTTCTTCCTTTCTTGCCCCGATATCCTCGAAGGCATTGCGAATGGCCCGGCCGCTTCCGGGCTCGAAAAGATGCAGGCGGTGGCGCGGCAGGACGATGAAGAGATGGCGGCTCTCGTCGAGATCGCTGCCGAAAGGCAGGGTGACGCGCAGCTCAGCCCCGCCGTCCAGGCGCACGGTGACGACATTGTGCGAACCCAGGTCCTCGCGATGGACGAGCGTGACGGGGATGCCGTCCGGGAGGCGGGCGCCAAGCGTGACGTCCTCGGGGCGGATCCCCAAGCGGAAGTCACCACGCCGGGATGAGGGGACAAGCAGCGGCCCATCGGGCACCCGGAGCCCGGTGCCGTTGCCGGTGACGGACAGGATGTTCATGGGCGGGGCGCCTATGAACCGCGCGACGAACTCGGAAGCGGGGCGATGATAGATCTCCCTCGGCGTGTCGAATTGCTCGATGCGGCCCTTGTTCAGGACAAGAATGCGGTCGGCCAGGGTCATGGCCTCGACCTGATCGTGCGTGACGAACACGGTCGTTGCGCCGATCCGCCGGTGCAGCTCGGCAAGCTCAATGCGCATGTCATGGCGCAATTGCGCGTCGAGATTGCTGAGCGGCTCGTCGAAAAGCAGCACCGAGGGCTCGCGCACGATGGCCCGGCCGATGGCCACGCGCTGGCGCTGGCCGCCCGAAAGCTGGCTCGGCTTGCGGTCGAGCAGGTCGGTAAGCCCGAGCATCTTGGCCACGCGCCCGACACGCTCGCTC is part of the Chelativorans sp. AA-79 genome and encodes:
- a CDS encoding ABC transporter ATP-binding protein translates to MIDIRLEEMTRRFGRTVALDDISLDFPAGSFTSLLGPSGCGKTTLLRLVAGFEPPDGGRVMFDGETIADPSSQVPPERRGVGVVFQSYALWPHMDVEGNVAYALTARGVARSERGRRVRDVLATVGLDGYGTRRIEELSGGQRQRVALARCLIAESKIILFDEPLANLDMHLRAAMVEVFRGIHRRTGATMIYVTHDQAEALALSDRIAVMDGGRILQIAPPTEIYGSPVHEKVAGFVGRSTILEGELVGTSGGLAMLEVAGHRFAARTTDTARRGRACVLLRPEGLKLAAEGMQARVISSIYRGPVHEVRLQISGSDHSVVLDCVDAPPVGCMMHVAVTDAWVVPAP
- a CDS encoding ABC transporter substrate-binding protein; this translates as MRALLTALLVAAGMTPAFALDGTLVLYTSQPNTDAQQTADAFMTKYPGVTVEWVRDGTPRIMAKLAAEIEAGDPQPDVLLIADIVTMEGLKAEGRLLPFPEAEIEGIDETLVDTDRTYFPTKLITTGIVYHTNAPLVPTSWLDLTKPETKGLLAMPSPLTSGAAMIHTVTLTSNLEEGWDYYAALAENGAQASGGNGDVLKAVSGGEKLYGMIVDFMPIREKAKGAPVEFVFPKEGVSAVTEPVAILSTAKNPEAAKAFVNFLLSEEGQKLAVGQGYIPARADAGLPEGYPDRSAIKVLDYDAEAALKDDMANKERFTDVMGQ
- a CDS encoding EAL domain-containing protein, which gives rise to MPISVALSSLILIVQVLSGDTFSAAIWFLVVNGINGARIVLALSRPEEGNANFEGGLKSVSRRLRLYSILALLSGFAWSFLAVLTNGYAMPQSSLHLIILAGISAGAVTYGNSYAKLSINFITPPLLILAGCLLARGSFENYILTFAVLLFLGGLVRGSLIGQARFREASRLKHEAEQAAMEMERISREDHLTGLLNRRGLEHAIERLQKTDGPFVAMLIDLDGFKSVNDTYGHKVGDELLVSIAYRIKGKAPAKATLARIGGDEFVLLFSLGAQSVSPAALASAIISSIAEPYPGAGSVQIGASMGIYQSAQPELTRMLSRADVALYAAKRRGRNEYCFFDSHLERELERRQSIERDLRSAIEAGDLRPWFQPIINIETEIVIGFEALLRWSHPVHGAISPPEIVAAARETGTLHLLTETVFAGCCALIDGLAASGRREIRVAMNVSPRELDAGHIDDMILDGLKARGLPAAMFEIEITEEAPVDRERADEKLGRLSHAGISIALDDFGTGFSTLASLKDRRISKVKIDKEFVCGLAESREDQLLVKAVIDVGRALGIDVVAEGVERKADQQLLRALGCKTAQGFLFSKAIPAEQAVGFATIRDCSEPLLLSRG
- a CDS encoding glycerophosphodiester phosphodiesterase family protein, giving the protein MSDYVDFIADPKRGCAIAAHRGAWHAASENSVEAIENAIAAGYEIVEIDVRQSADGHLFLMHDETLERMAGRAEVAERLGIAELKAIRLREADGGEGRATTSATIPTLREALEVARGRIFVDLDLKDRDLMPRVITDVVDMGMGSQVDVKARVDSSEARQWLAGMGDMRGVPFMAMARFANGNAAELTDVLEAMAPFMCETKFDRIETIAERKLRFADARIAIWVNTLDPVSCCGLTDSAALADPTQVWGRLIDAGVSVIQTDAPEALQSYLRETGR
- a CDS encoding inositol monophosphatase, with translation MTPISDADLESVMADMRAAALEEVLPRFLRLQSGEVRAKTTADDLVTDADLGAERMLSEALARRFPGATVIGEEAVSSDPDRLGRIGAAPLAIVIDPVDGTWNFANGLPIFGMMVGLVVGDEPIAGLIHYPLTADFILARRGGGAWHVAPDGARRRLEVAPPRPIADMSGVVCLPQLAPHEQAVIAPNLPAFRRVTNYRCSAYEYRLLAQGSIDFVMNASLQPWDHVAGHLIHQEAGGHAAILPGIGYRPSMTEGRLLLAASEVSWREIGRTLGLLPAISGGAFAPLKA
- a CDS encoding iron ABC transporter permease, producing MAGLVVIAVIALLSLLPTGRLLLAAIAPGGELDLTTFLDRLGKPSTLRAAWNTLDTAFLGAVLAVAIGAPFAVAVALTDLPSRKTLGFLLLLPLIIAPQVMALSWLHLTGPSSTLLNLLGVAPPPGTPNPMLGRGGIILLYGIQHAPIVFVTLRAGLVGIPGDLVEAARASGAGATRAFLTIVAPLMRPWLAAAGALAFVSGIGNFGIPALLGLPVNYLTLSTLIYRQMSSFGPGVLPQMASLSVLIAMLALVGIAMQGVALRGHRARYATGKATRFALGRWRVPLTAVCWAMLTAILLLPGLALVTTSVVPAFGVPLTFQTFTLVNFEEVLMRQASTMRAFRNSASLAGAAALILSLGTIPVAMVMERFSTRNRKLLHATAELPYALPGVVLAIACILLFLRPLPLIGSLYATAWIILIAYLMRFLILAMKPVASAVAQIPPELDEAAAVFGASPLRRILSISAPLAAPAAVAGALLVFMSAFNELTVSALLWSSGNETLGVVLFSLEEAGLATHAAAIAVATVVVVVALLAALDRLAGRLPSGVLPWR
- a CDS encoding ArgE/DapE family deacylase encodes the protein MPDAQKIARYVEDNAQRIVETLCDLISFPSIVMSDPTKAGPGERDCQLYLEKRLKKIGMETDLWEPDGPALYEKYAGRPGANKGRTFEGRPNLGGILRGTGGGRSIMLTGHIDVVPPGPREHWRTDPFRPEVIDGFVRGRGAVDMKGGVASMLMAVELLGEMGVELAGDVVFTTVVDEEIGGMGSLAMVDRGFKADAGIMTEPTANRIAPLCHGILWGRIIIDGIGGHAELTPNAWYSSGPVDAVQLCRQMLGGIDILNRRWQFDPRKNHPLMDLPNQIIVTQVNAGEHPSSMAGRAEIIIDVQYLPSEKDALGLGGNVKREVEEHVAFVCQADPYLREHPARVEWILDADCAEVSADHPFVETFQQAVADVSLSPKLSGFGAHSDIGLPTTLGQTPTVNFGPGDPTQAHQPNERVSVEDLVACTKAIALAICKWSTEPKAS
- the ugpC gene encoding sn-glycerol-3-phosphate ABC transporter ATP-binding protein UgpC; translation: MRMAQASRAAGISLAGLTKSYDGTVVIPELSAEMAGGEFTVILGPSGCGKSTLLNMIAGLEPVSGGTIRFGEREVQDLEPKHRGCAMVFQNYALYPHMSVFRNIAYSLKVAGLSEVEQSERVGRVAKMLGLTDLLDRKPSQLSGGQRQRVAIGRAIVREPSVLLFDEPLSNLDAQLRHDMRIELAELHRRIGATTVFVTHDQVEAMTLADRILVLNKGRIEQFDTPREIYHRPASEFVARFIGAPPMNILSVTGNGTGLRVPDGPLLVPSSRRGDFRLGIRPEDVTLGARLPDGIPVTLVHREDLGSHNVVTVRLDGGAELRVTLPFGSDLDESRHLFIVLPRHRLHLFEPGSGRAIRNAFEDIGARKEEHV
- a CDS encoding IS630 family transposase (programmed frameshift), producing the protein MTRPLSNDLRERVVGAVEAGESCRSVAARFGVAVSSAVKWSQRYRASGSVAPGKMGGHRKRVLEPHRAFIAERISQTPHLSLHKLKEELAARGVKVSHDTVWRFLRREGLRFKKTLFALEQARADIARRRQRWRSWQSGLDPTRLVFIDETWIKTNMAPLRGWGPRGKRLRGFAPHGHWRTLTFLGALRHDRLTAPCVFDGPINGQCFRAYVEQQLVPVLEPGDIVVMDNLGSHKSAAVRQMIKAAGARLWYLPPYSPDLNPIEQAFAKIKHWMRAAQKRTIEETWRHIGGLVSLIQPSECSNYFVNAGYASVKT